Genomic segment of Pygocentrus nattereri isolate fPygNat1 chromosome 26, fPygNat1.pri, whole genome shotgun sequence:
tatatatatatatatatatatatatatatatatatatatatatatagagagagagagagagagagagagaaagagagagagctctccaattactttcattttccatttcattttcactttccattactttcaatgtaagtcagtagaaccagacttttttcctagtcatttttggccatttattttggtccatccttcataaAGTTTAgatacaatataaaggccaacgtgcattttcaaattatgtcaaaaattgaaaatcaacaaaaatagagatacaaggttttgttccgacaactgCGATATACAGTTTTTCCATGATACGAGTcctttaaacccttaaaatcccagacgtATTgtatattaaggcttattagggacttcagtgcaacctggttgagctattcttgggttacagaagtgtatgacaaaactttgggcctgccggtgggccCTAGCCATATGTAAGGGGCTACAGtctggttgctaaagtgttatTAAAATTGCTCATAACTGTTTTACTAAAGGCAACAGACCTAGATTGAAGCCCACTTTGATGACGAACGTTCACCTCAAAAAGAACCAGTTTTGCTCATTCTGTGAAAAGATTTTGCAGAAAGTCAGGACTATTTTCTCCTGAAAGTATACAGAAACAGATGAACACACACAGAAGCACAGGTCTCTTTGTTCCCTTCATCATAATGGTTTTCCTCTGCCTGAAGCAAGATGCGTACCGCAATCTTAAATGTCATGTTTGGTGGCCAAAGCAATCAAATCACTTGTTCATAATGGCCCACAGCCACCTTCTACACTCAGTCAGCAATCAAACTGATTGATTTACAAACTGAAGAAGCACACTGTCTAAAATAAAGGGTCAGAAGCTCAGTATAATGGATTAAATGTGAGATCTTCCCTGGTGGGAGTGGGGCTGcgagtgtgtgcatgtttcaCATCAGGAACCAATGCCCTCATAGTTTGTGCACAACAACCCCATTACAAGACTTCACAAATAGAAACCAGCATGTTCCAAACACACTAAACTAGAACCAGAAACCAGGCAGAGAATGCGTAGAGCCCAGATGTGAGGCTAGATAAACTCCTGTAAATGCCTGCTGCATTTCCCGAGCACGCGCCATGCatggagagagagcgcaagagtaGAACTAAACTAAATTTACTGTGTTACTCACAACAACCAGCTTGATTCACACAGAAAACTGATACCACACAAAACAGACTATGCTCAGTTCTTAATTATGCCTTATGTTAAGAGGTGGGTAATGGTTTAAGCCACCTGTAGCCTATTAGCACTGAGGTGGTGTGCAGTGATCAGCTAGCAAACATAGCagagtaaacacacacagcttagCTATGCTAACTGATGATCAGCAGTTTAATGAAGCAACACATCCATTGTAACTCTACAATGATGAAGGGAAAGAAGTGTTCGGACACTTTTGCTTTGGTTATCTTCTATAATTCAGCAGACAGATGCACCATGTAAAACCTGGTCAAACGGTGCGCTCTCAGATTGGCAATGAGGGGCATAAAAGAGAAGCCAGCAGTCACTTGAAAAGAGTCACAGGAGGGAAAGCAGCAGGAACAACAGTCACACAGGGAACAGTAAGTAATAAAGAGCCCCATCTCTATTCCTACACCCCACACGAAGCTCTTCTGCTAAAAAAGAAGCACagagatgagcatctaaaatcTGCACACAAGCATTTCGATAAATCAAACGCTTTTGGAACCGTCAAACAAAACTAGAACTCGCCAGAGAGCTCATCATTTTTGGAGAAACAGTAGTTAAACGTGTGATCCCAAGAAGACCACAGTGACTtgactgttttctctttttttttttaaacaatgcttGCATGTCCTAGCCACTCTGCTGACTTGAATCTTGTTGAAAATGTAtctaaaagttttaaaattccGTCCATCATTGGGACCCTCAAGACCTCAGGGCTGAATGCAGTTTGCAGAGAGGAATTGGCCAATATTAAACCTCACTACTGCAGTAAATCTAATTACATTTCTACCACAGACATCTTAAAGATGCAACTGCAAACAATGGCTTTGCAATAAAACACTAATCTATggggtctgaatacttttgcctTTTAAGCATGTCTTTGTCTATGCTTGTTTGTTCAACTGTATAAATACAAAGTGAAAaggcattgtgtgtaaatttgaagtggATGTGTGCATTGGAGTTATgttaaataacaaaaagaatCTAAACACTTATTTCCTCTCACTGTGAGCAGATAAACCACTGGCAACCACAATGCCTTCAGCTAGTTATGCGTCTGCCTTTTGAATCTGCCTAACAAACGCAAGAATGCTGCATTGATGAATCGTAAGTCGTTATGACTGAAAGAAACATCAGAGTTCTCAGGGCTCACAGTTTGGATAATGTCCTTTATTGAATTAACTTGATAGCTGGCATCTGTAGCTATATTTATAAGCATCCATAAGCACCCAGCATTTCAGCCTCATTGTGGTGAGTGCATTACTGTTATCACTGATCCTGCCTAGCAATCACATCACATATGAATGTCTAAAGCAATGTTGTTCAACGTGAAAGTTCAGAAGCTTGCAATTATATTTCATAGAACTTTCAACAGATATTTTCATCACTTTCAAACCTTTATTTGCTATGTTTGAATATTTATCAGAGTATCAGTGAATTTGTTTGCAGTGAATAATATTGATATCAGATTTCATAGGGTTCATGAGAGAGGCACTGTTATAACGAATTGAGTTTAAGTCATGTGttgggggggggaggggggtgcatgtctgtgtgtaggTGGGTTGCAGGCTGACATTTCAAATGCTGCCCACTCCACTGATCAAGCAGGCCCTGTCACACCTAGGGCCACAGGGCAGTGTATAATTACATCAGGCCCTGTGTTGCACCATAATGAGTAGCCTGCAGGCTTCTAGCAACATCCAGCCCACGAATAGGGAACAGGCGGAGATAAGCCATTCAGGAAAAAACATCCAGACTCTCTGTTCTGCCAGACCCTTATTTATTCATCCACTTAACTGTTCAGGCTGTCTTACTTCCTTTGAAGCTGAACAGAGAACCGCTAACCTAACAAAGGTGCTCAAACCAAAGATTAACTATCTGCATGTATCTGTGATGTATCACTGGGTTTGATGTGATATGATGGGCCTACTCATTAACAACTACAATGCTGTCACTGTTGGAAGTATGTCTGTGAGTAAATtcacattagaaaaaaaaagccttctTGATTTTCAATGTAAATCAGTGTACCAAGTCATTTCAGACCATTTcgactggtccattcatcacgtaATTTTGATTTGCCGTAAGCAGCAGCCGGTATtatcaaatgatgtaaaaacaattaaaaaaaggcaaagcTGGAGCTACAGGACTTCATTCAGACAGAGATGGTATAAAGATACTGAAGAAACCTGCACCTACAgtcatcattcatttcattatttaagGGATGTTCATACAATATCTCAGCTCTTAATAATACAGGATGCCATAGAACCAGTTTTGGTCCCTTaaagacactttcaaattaggggttctttaaagaaccatttcaattaatgagatgtgcaagtgtgaagaacctttttaaagcttaaaggACCTTATAATGCGAAGGCTCAACAaagttttttaatttacatccAAGTCAAGGGCCATTTAGGTGCccttatttttaacagtgtgctgctgtgaggaggttattaaataattatacaTTTTGATCAAGAAAAATattaagacggaatacatgtgtgtgaatgagagggaggcaggtggaaaggtgaagatgcaaggagtaaaggtcgtaaaggtggatgacttcaaatatcttgggtcaaccatccagagcaatggacagtgtagaaaagaggtgaagaagagggtgcaggcaggatggaatgggtggagacggatgtcagggctgatgtgtgacagaaggatagcagcaagagtgaaagggaaggtttacaagacagtattgcgtcctgctatgatgtatggtttggagactgtggctctgtctaaaagacaggaggctgagctggaggtggcggagatgaagatgctgagattttcgttgggagtgacaaggctggacaagattagaaatgagcagatcagagggacagtgaaggtggagcagtttggagataaagccagagaggccaggttgagatggtttggacatgtgttgaggaggaatagtggatatattggtcaaagaatgttggagatggagctgccaggtagaaggagaagaggtagacctcagagaaggtttatggatgtagtgaaggtggacatggagatggttggtgtaaaagtagaggaggcagtggatagggcaagatggaggcagatgatccgctatggtgacccctaaagggagcagccgaaagaagaagaaagatcaagaaaaatattaaaaagctGTTGGTAACTCTTTTTTGAGGGCAATCTACAGATGTATTTATAAAAAACTTGAGTATATATATGAACAGCTTATATGAACACGATGTTTTATGAAGTGTATGACCTTGTATTGACGTAATGGAACATTCAGTGCAGAGGCCTAGTAATGAAAATCATATTCAGCTTTTTATACTGCTATTTGattacaaatgttttatttatactatatatagAGACTTTTTTATTGACAGTATTCTGATTAGATCGTCATTCATCAAAATAATTTAACGTTACTGTAACAACTCACAGTACGTTTTCCATTTATTCCCAGTGCTTTATGTTCAGTGCTCAAGTATAAATATAGACTGCTTTTGTTTCAGGGATGTTTTACCAAGACTATTTCATTCAAGAACAGGATATGTTTACTTTATCCAATCGGGTTATTTACATGTGGGAAAATATAtgtgaaaatgaacatttttggttTAAAGTATTTCATAGAACTGGTGTAAATCATTGTTCAATAGGTTTCTCATAAGTTCCATTACTTGAGAATGAAGCATTATAACAGTGTTACAAATGGAGCACATGTTCATCGCTTTAGTTTAGGCCCCTTATGTAAATACAGTGTCACCAACTTCATAATAGAAACAACTAATGCTGTTCATAAATACTCAAGTGTAGCTTTTTAAAGACACAATTTAATTCTTACGTATGTGTCAGAGTTAGCTTGTTATTTGTAATCACACAGTTAacatatcatcgctgtcagagcaaaactttaaatctccaaaacggtaagaTTACAGGAGACAGAAAAGACTTTCATAACTCATAATGGACgttaatataaaaacattatttgcggtataattttagaccatttctgttATGCAAAAAAAGCCACAAAAATTGGGATATGAAGCTTTGccatgacagtgacaatatagaTTAAATACGTTCTCCTATTCATTTGCGCTTCATTTACAAACCAAAGGCTACTGTGTGTAAATCTACGTATAAATCTCAGTGTAATGATCACGATGCCTCACTCTAGACTCTGAAATCTCATTCCCAGCAACGCTCGTCTGCTCCAACTATGTGAGCTACAAATCTCAAGACCTTTCTGTCATCGCTGAATCATcgcattatttttttctccctctccagaTTCAAAGGAGAGACACACTAGAGGAGCCTAGACCAAAACATTCCCATCACAGAGGTTTCTCTCATTAAAACTGATTTGCTctcatgcttttctttttttccctccagcCTTGGTGTTTGCCTGCGGATTTTATTTTCCCATCTCTCTGCCACCCACCAGGGTCTATAATCTGATAGACAGACTTATTTTCTTACATGTCcctaatatatacacactctgaAGGTCAACATCTCCTCCGCAACAAGCCCACTCAACATGCTGTATATAACGGAGGTCCTGCAGATAAATAACCGGTGGTGTTGTATACAGACgatttaaaaaaagctttgaaCTTGTTCCTCTGTGTTTCCAGCACTTCACAAAGCTTAATGTCTTTATTGAATTGTATGTATTTCTTGCTTTTGCGTGGAAGCTGCCACGACAGTGGGTACAAACTGTGCATGTGATTCCAACTTGTGCACGTCATTTGGTAACAGTGGCATTCTCAGGCCAGAAATTATCTTTAATCGGATTTGCGCATTCTGAATGTGAGTCATTCTTTGTGGTACAAGTCCACGTCTGTACATGTATATGTAATGTAAGCCAAATAAAAACCTAGAAACATGTCTGAGAAACATCTTTAAAGTCACATTACCATAGCAAAAGACAGAACTCTCAATATTTGCCCCTGGATTGGACAACAAGCAATTTGGTGTCTTTTTTCGGCAGCTTCTACTCTGGCTTTGGATAAGACTTGGAAGTGAATCAATCATTCCATTCAAATTGGAATTTGCACTTCATTAGATCCACTCCATTTCATGGAAAGTGTGGTTGTCGTTCTTGTTGTTTGCTAAATTTCCTAAAATATCAACCTGTAAATCAAATCTGAGTAAATCCTCAAATGCCTCCTCATGTGGATGGGGGAGCTTTAAGCTAACCTGATATCAGTCTTTACCTGCTTACACATACAGCTTCATCACAGTGTTCCAGGACTGCCGGGACCTCCATGTCCAGATCTTTTGAGAGCATGTTGGGGTCGTAGAAGAGTGCAAGATAATACTGCACAGTATACAGGTTGTCCTAGGCCTTGCTGCTCaatttttccactgtttatcAATAAATGAACTAATATAAATTGGAGATATTTTTAGCATGTGACTCCGGGGCATGAAAATAACCAAAGGGATGTGAAAAGCCATGGAAAGAATGGACATGTTAATTGTACTCTGGAATTAATGTACTTTTGATGTGTGCCTGTGTTCCTGTGTGCTTGTGTCCCCATGTTGAACTGCTGCCTCTGTGTTTATAgcataaaataaaccaaatgttCAGAACATAATTACCAATCAGTTTTCTGAATGAATCACTGCTGGTTTATGCTACAGTCTTAAAAAGTAATTATGCCACAAAGGGTTAGAGTGAaatcagaagaaccctttttttgaaGAACTCTGTTTGTGAAGGATTTCTGTTTAAAGGAATCATCTGGTGGAGAATCATATTTGCACACTTTTCCGTTTACCTTgcatgtagttgatcagccatgAAAAGTTTGgggtccaaattttgcttctttagtttaactctggagctatgaggttaatgttgctaacaaacactagaagtcaatagtcacccaaaccttTTCTTTAATTATATCCCCAAAAACTGACCCAAGCAGCATCAACTCCATTAAGGTGGTCAATATGCTTTAGGACAACTTATATTATAACTGTGAATTATAACAAATGAATACATCTCCACGGTGTAGCTGAATACGGCAGTCAGCCACTTTAGACAACAGGTGTACtccaaaggaaaacagaaagtATAAGTTGGACTGTTTGAGCTTCGGTGTACACCACATGACGTCAAATGatatgtttcagtgtttttgaaaTTTTGTTTGGATTCTGGAACACCTCTTTTCTTTACGTTGCCACCTCTTGAGGTTTCCTTCTCCATTATTTCATCTAAGAGAAAGGCTCATTTTGAATAAGTTTTTATTgataaatattacaataaatatgttAATACACATCGGTAAACAAATATGTAAACAACAGACAGACGTTTATTCTACTAAGTAAAGATGAGAAGGACAGAATTAGCATCAGAATACACAGCACTATAGAACAAACTGACACCACATCATTGTGTAAGTATAGCTTATCACATTTGTTTGAGGACCAGAATCATCACAAGGACCAGATTTCTTCttattgtgaaatttccttCAAACAACAAAGGTACTAACAATTCACAATattgaaaatgatcaaaaaggTGGGAGATGGTAGGTATGAGTATTCGTACATTCTTCAGACAGTACTGTGTACACCATGGTCCACACATGTGGGTTAAACAAAGATAATGTGCTCACCTTCTTTTCTCCAGCCTGTAACAGTCACTCAATTGTAAACTCAGtcactgtattattttatttccacaACATAATCAGATGAGGTTTAGAAGGTAAATagaagaaaatagacaaaatattttagaatattttgtCTATGTTCTTTTGTGCTCTCTATCTTCCTGTTCAGTGTGAAATTACCTGAAAAACAGAATACTTTATCATTGCACTGTAATTTCTGAATAATGTGGTCACACTGTGAAAATAATTAAAGCCACAAAGCACAGCTCAGAAAACAATCAATACGCATCCTGATCCGTTGGTTCTACTTCGTAGTTGAGGAGCTCGTTAAGCCCTGGCTTAAGCCATTAACCGCTCTCCTCGCAGGAGGGAAATCGTTCCACCATTGTCAGCCTAAGAGGTGCTTCTCTGTGGCTCATGGCAGGGCATGAAGGACATCGTAGCTTAAGCGCAATGAGACAGGAGGCATGAGCTAAATTCAGGAAGGTTCCCTTTTCCCTCCAAGCCGCATTGTTTTTCATCCATGGGTGACTGGCACAGGTCTAGGAACAGTTTAGACCTCAGAAAGCGTCTGTATGAGTCGTTTTCCATCAGTGTGAAGATCTTATTCTGTGCTTCGTCAAAACACGTGACGTCACACTTTCCCAGATTTCTTCTGGTTTCTTCTCTTGTCGCTGAGTCCAGATTGACctgcaggtaataataaaaggGTGTGttgaaaacatctgaaatgGCTGCTTTAGACATTGCATATCAGAGCAAAGGCTGGCATCTCACCTCTTTTGAAGAATCGACATCGACGTAGAGTTGGAAGATTTGCTTGGCTTTAGCTTCCATCTGCTTCGCAGGCAACTTCTTGAAGTCCTCGCAAGCCTCCCAGAACTCTATGTTTTCCTGGCTGAACTCCAACTTCAGAAAGGCAGCAAACGCAGTTCGCCCCACTGGAACAAAGAAAGGTTTCATGAGACGTCCAGAATCTGTCACTAAGACCTGTCTATTCCGGCAGCACAGGACTTTCCATTAAGTCGGGGTGGATCATAAAAATCTTACGTCATGTAAATGGACTTTGCCTCTGACTATCTAGCTTAAGTCActggggatggggggggggggggggggggggtgttcgGAGGGGGTCGGAGGCCTCTAAGGACGTTTAGAATGGGGGTCAGTGGCCAAGATCTGCACAGATTCTCAGAAAGCCACGGCTCCTCAGCTCTGTCCCTCTGGTGGTTGACCCCTAAGGGCCTAACAGAACAGAGCATGCAGACTATCTAGGGGCCACCCAGGGCAGGCTGTGGACACGTAGCACACGATCAGAAGCCTGAGAAAACAGCCGCAAGCCTGGCTGAGTCAGAGCAACAAACACATGCTCTCTTAAAAGGGGAACATTAAATGTGTCAAGGACGCCGTGACAGTGAATAAGAGTTTCTTATTAATCAGTGCTCACTCTTCCCCCCTCTCCCACACTGCAACTTCTCCACTGCACACAAATGGCTCTGAGGCATGTCTGACAGAATAAACCTGGTTTCTTTAATCACGTCGATTTGACACTCACCAACATTCTTCATCAAGCTGTTAAATGATGTTTTCCATTTCTCCGCATCAACAGGAGCGAtgctaaaaaagcaaaaaaaaaaagacatgcagaAATTATATATAGTGAATTTAATGCTACTGCTAGGCTATTTTTGTAGAAGATTCATGAGCTTTTTTATAAGCTGTGAGACTGAATTCAGAGAAAATTTTAAGATTCTGTGTtatgttatttgtcattatAAACTCTATATTCTAAGAAAAATCTCATTTGTATACTCATATATTTACACAGGTCACCCAAACCCAAGAATATGTCCTTTAAATGATTCACAGTAATAAGAAAGTAGGTATTCATATTGATCCAATTTGAGCTCTTGCATTATCATTTTGTTTCAATCCTCACCTTTTCACTGAGGTggccttttccttttctttttccttagCAAGCTTTTGATCCTGAACAGGCTCGGGCTTCTGAAGCAGGAAGCCGATCTTGTGCTTTATGTCTTTTGCACTGCAGAAAGAATCATATGTAAGATACGAAAATTGTTGCTAAGCCTCAAGGAGCTTCAACACATGTTGAGTCATCATCAATCATTTAACATAAATCATATATA
This window contains:
- the rgs4 gene encoding regulator of G-protein signaling 4 encodes the protein MCKGLAALPATCLKSAKDIKHKIGFLLQKPEPVQDQKLAKEKEKEKATSVKSIAPVDAEKWKTSFNSLMKNVVGRTAFAAFLKLEFSQENIEFWEACEDFKKLPAKQMEAKAKQIFQLYVDVDSSKEVNLDSATREETRRNLGKCDVTCFDEAQNKIFTLMENDSYRRFLRSKLFLDLCQSPMDEKQCGLEGKGNLPEFSSCLLSHCA